A part of Dehalococcoidales bacterium genomic DNA contains:
- a CDS encoding DUF5679 domain-containing protein, translating to MKCKAKKEMKNPKSITMKNGRPATQGICPVCGTKMFRIGK from the coding sequence ATGAAATGTAAAGCCAAGAAGGAAATGAAGAACCCCAAGAGCATTACCATGAAGAACGGAAGACCCGCTACTCAGGGGATTTGCCCCGTTTGCGGCACCAAGATGTTTAGAATTGGTAAG